From the Helicobacter pylori genome, one window contains:
- a CDS encoding DnaJ C-terminal domain-containing protein, with product MSKSLYQTLNVSENASQDEIKKSYRRLARQYHPDLNKTKEAEEKFKEINAAYEILSDEEKRRQYDQFGDNMFGGQNFSDFARSRGPSEDLDDILSSIFGKGGFSQRFSQNSQGFSGFNFSSFAPENLDVTAILNVSVLDTLLGNKKQVSVNNETFSLKIPIGVEEGEKIRVRNKGKMGRTGRGDLLLQIHIEEDEIYRREKDDIIQIFDLPLKTALFGGKVEIATWHKTLTLTIPPNTKAMQKFRIKDKGIKNRKTSHVGDLYLQARLILPKTETLSNELKALLEKEL from the coding sequence ATGAGTAAGAGTTTATACCAAACTTTAAACGTGAGCGAAAACGCCAGCCAAGATGAAATCAAAAAATCCTACCGCCGTTTAGCCAGGCAATACCACCCGGATTTGAATAAAACCAAAGAAGCCGAAGAAAAATTCAAAGAAATCAACGCCGCTTATGAAATTTTGAGCGATGAAGAAAAACGCCGCCAATACGATCAATTTGGCGACAACATGTTTGGGGGGCAGAATTTCAGCGATTTTGCCAGAAGCCGTGGTCCTAGTGAAGATTTAGACGATATTTTAAGCTCTATTTTTGGGAAAGGAGGCTTTTCGCAAAGATTTTCTCAAAACTCGCAAGGCTTTTCTGGCTTTAATTTTTCCAGTTTCGCCCCTGAAAATTTAGATGTAACCGCTATTTTAAATGTCTCTGTTTTAGACACCCTTTTAGGCAATAAAAAACAAGTGAGCGTCAATAATGAGACTTTTAGCCTTAAAATCCCTATCGGCGTGGAAGAGGGCGAAAAGATTAGGGTTCGCAACAAAGGGAAAATGGGGCGAACGGGTAGGGGCGATTTGCTCTTACAGATCCATATTGAAGAAGATGAAATTTATAGGCGCGAGAAAGACGATATTATCCAAATCTTTGATTTACCCTTAAAAACGGCTCTTTTTGGAGGGAAGGTTGAAATCGCTACTTGGCATAAAACCTTAACCCTAACCATTCCCCCTAACACCAAAGCCATGCAAAAATTCCGCATCAAAGACAAAGGGATTAAAAACAGAAAAACTTCGCATGTGGGGGATTTGTATTTGCAAGCTCGTTTGATCTTGCCTAAAACCGAAACGCTTTCTAATGAGTTGAAAGCGTTATTAGAAAAAGAATTGTAA
- a CDS encoding OriC activity response regulator has protein sequence MKILIIEDDLALARSISHNLHDLGHFCEIISSISEENKEPYDVILVSSKVCTQGRCEHFVRYNSKQIIIMMASHVNEDGVNKPIQAGARDYILKPFKMDELLRKIQYHKAYQEMTARLGFYENYLDFIHAELPLPKDFSYRPPFIIHTPSQELANAYLLQYAKERQMDFSFFSLKDTTWKELYKNKDKLERPFYIMHLEELKKDEQLKLLELARSCPIVLSYTHKEPLEFPKIVSIECGNKPLSLFNNHTTFLSIQEYEKEAIRHFSSTCTDTELASKLGISRKSLWEKRRKYNLPRK, from the coding sequence ATGAAAATCTTAATCATTGAAGACGATTTAGCGCTAGCCAGGAGTATTTCGCATAATTTGCATGATTTAGGGCATTTTTGCGAGATCATCTCTAGCATTTCAGAAGAAAATAAAGAGCCTTATGATGTGATTTTAGTTTCTTCTAAAGTTTGCACTCAAGGGCGTTGCGAACACTTTGTGCGTTATAATTCCAAGCAAATCATTATCATGATGGCTTCGCATGTCAATGAAGATGGCGTGAATAAACCCATTCAAGCGGGAGCGAGAGATTATATTCTAAAACCTTTTAAAATGGATGAATTGTTGCGTAAAATCCAATACCACAAAGCCTACCAAGAAATGACCGCTCGCTTGGGATTTTATGAAAATTACTTAGACTTTATCCATGCGGAATTGCCCCTGCCTAAAGATTTTTCTTACCGGCCGCCTTTCATCATCCACACGCCCTCTCAAGAGCTTGCGAACGCTTATTTATTGCAATACGCTAAAGAAAGGCAAATGGATTTTTCTTTTTTCTCTTTAAAGGATACCACTTGGAAAGAATTATACAAGAATAAAGACAAATTAGAACGCCCTTTTTACATCATGCATTTAGAAGAGCTTAAAAAAGATGAACAATTGAAATTGTTAGAATTGGCCCGTTCATGCCCTATTGTTTTGTCCTATACCCATAAAGAACCCCTAGAATTTCCTAAAATTGTGAGCATTGAATGCGGCAATAAACCCCTATCTTTGTTTAATAACCACACGACTTTCCTTTCCATTCAAGAATATGAAAAAGAAGCGATCAGGCATTTTTCTTCTACTTGCACCGATACAGAATTAGCCAGCAAGCTTGGCATTAGCCGTAAAAGCCTTTGGGAAAAACGCCGGAAGTATAACTTACCGCGCAAATAA
- a CDS encoding 5'-3' exonuclease: MRQAFSKTRSTHSRTLLLDIDCVIPNIVRRLLSNKTLPKRFAAYSLQEVGVIFLTTQILSIMRKTRCSKTLFFITRGRESFRYQLCDHYKQKRHQFDEGFRSLLKALKIALVEKYPLKKGAKIQGEHCFEYEADDIISFYKKKDPNNYVIASMDKDILYSNRGSHFNLKTNAFFNVSQKEAHFFAYYQCVVGDKGDNIKGVKGIGGFNYKDFLNEDAKEHELWEQIIQAFKIKEDLSDSEAKEKALLNMRLVNMHQMTHHGVIKLWEPEFKKAFFPKKTQRPDFKRIS; encoded by the coding sequence ATTAGACAAGCGTTTAGCAAAACAAGATCCACGCATTCAAGAACTCTTTTACTAGACATTGATTGCGTTATCCCTAATATTGTTAGGCGTTTGCTCTCTAATAAAACGCTCCCCAAAAGATTCGCCGCTTATAGCTTGCAAGAAGTGGGCGTTATTTTCCTGACCACTCAAATTTTATCTATCATGCGCAAGACTCGTTGCTCTAAAACGCTTTTTTTTATCACTAGGGGCAGAGAGAGTTTCCGCTACCAGCTGTGCGATCATTACAAACAAAAACGCCACCAATTTGATGAAGGTTTTAGATCCCTTTTAAAAGCTCTCAAAATCGCTTTAGTGGAAAAATACCCTCTAAAAAAAGGGGCTAAAATCCAGGGCGAACATTGTTTTGAATATGAAGCCGATGATATTATCTCTTTTTACAAAAAGAAAGACCCCAACAATTATGTGATAGCCAGCATGGATAAGGATATTTTATATTCCAATAGAGGTTCTCATTTCAATCTCAAAACAAACGCTTTTTTTAATGTGAGTCAAAAAGAAGCCCATTTTTTTGCTTATTACCAGTGCGTTGTGGGGGATAAGGGGGATAATATTAAAGGGGTTAAAGGGATTGGCGGCTTCAACTATAAAGATTTTTTAAACGAAGACGCTAAAGAGCATGAATTGTGGGAGCAGATCATTCAAGCGTTCAAAATTAAAGAAGATTTGAGCGATAGCGAAGCCAAAGAAAAGGCTCTATTAAACATGCGTTTAGTCAATATGCACCAGATGACCCACCATGGCGTGATCAAACTATGGGAGCCTGAGTTTAAAAAAGCTTTTTTCCCTAAAAAAACACAAAGACCTGATTTTAAAAGAATTTCTTAA
- a CDS encoding heat shock protein transcriptional repressor HspR, with protein sequence MYDYDEPLYLISVVAKILGVHPQTLRQYEKEGLIEPSRTDGKMRLYSQRDMDKIKTILRLTRDMGVNLAGVDIILRLKEKLDELDNLNKELQDALQKHSKNNKTPTKNLNTPTNFYELILFKK encoded by the coding sequence GTGTACGATTATGATGAACCGCTTTATTTAATCAGCGTTGTGGCTAAAATCTTAGGCGTGCACCCTCAAACCTTGCGCCAATACGAAAAAGAGGGTTTGATAGAGCCTAGCAGGACTGATGGGAAAATGCGCTTGTATTCCCAACGAGACATGGATAAAATCAAAACAATTTTACGCCTTACAAGGGATATGGGGGTTAATTTGGCGGGCGTGGATATTATCTTGCGCTTAAAAGAAAAGCTTGATGAATTAGACAACCTCAATAAAGAATTGCAAGACGCTCTGCAAAAACACTCTAAAAACAACAAAACCCCAACGAAAAATTTAAACACCCCTACGAATTTTTACGAATTGATTTTATTTAAAAAATGA